A part of Streptomyces sp. DSM 40750 genomic DNA contains:
- a CDS encoding extracellular solute-binding protein: protein MRARRLTGCVAGVIALTLTAAGCGLSGGGSDSGEAMAGGCEVDQDNVGSGKLTGDVKGTITFQTTNLKKDFGDYFNPVIKAFEKAHPDTTVKWVDDPGDATFTQRLVADAQGCTLPDVVNINVNTAIALTKNGYLLDLDKKAPDAGEPFVPNLWKSSRYADASGAKVHSVLPWYSGGIVQTFNTDLMKKAGLDPAKPPTTVLGLFEDAQKVAEASDGEYYAFLANPQLRIPADWQQMDIEVLSSDGKKFTFADDPKTAQWVEAMTKLYKSGGMPRDSLSSTQDPANVYGQGKLVYGPTNPNFLRFIQQNNPSVYKQTGVARFMLDDLGHTVGAPQYIGVASTSKNAATALSFAQFLTNAENQLEWAKDPNVVIFPSTTASLDDPFFQSVEGDDPFAEARKTVASDRKTATADEIALTPGELNAITAQIQLAMQGKKSAQDALDEAQKKANELIEQGS from the coding sequence ATGCGCGCGAGAAGACTGACCGGATGTGTGGCGGGCGTCATCGCCCTCACTCTGACCGCCGCCGGATGCGGCCTGTCGGGCGGCGGATCCGACAGCGGGGAGGCCATGGCCGGCGGCTGCGAGGTCGACCAGGACAACGTCGGATCCGGGAAGCTCACCGGGGACGTCAAGGGCACGATCACCTTCCAGACGACCAACCTGAAGAAGGACTTCGGCGACTACTTCAACCCCGTGATCAAGGCCTTCGAGAAGGCCCACCCGGACACCACCGTGAAGTGGGTCGACGACCCGGGCGACGCCACGTTCACCCAGCGCCTGGTCGCCGACGCGCAGGGCTGCACGCTGCCGGACGTGGTCAACATCAACGTCAACACGGCGATCGCGCTCACCAAGAACGGTTACCTGCTCGACCTGGACAAGAAGGCGCCGGACGCGGGCGAGCCGTTCGTGCCCAACCTGTGGAAGTCGAGCAGGTACGCGGACGCCTCCGGCGCCAAGGTGCACAGTGTGCTGCCCTGGTACTCCGGCGGCATCGTGCAGACCTTCAACACCGATCTGATGAAGAAGGCGGGCCTGGATCCGGCCAAACCTCCGACGACCGTGCTCGGTCTGTTCGAGGACGCCCAGAAGGTGGCGGAGGCCTCGGACGGCGAGTACTACGCGTTCCTCGCCAATCCGCAGCTGCGTATCCCGGCCGACTGGCAGCAGATGGACATCGAGGTCCTGTCCTCCGACGGCAAGAAGTTCACCTTCGCCGACGACCCGAAGACCGCACAGTGGGTCGAGGCCATGACGAAGCTCTACAAGAGCGGCGGCATGCCGAGGGACTCGCTCTCCTCCACCCAGGACCCGGCCAACGTCTACGGCCAGGGCAAGCTGGTCTACGGCCCGACGAACCCCAACTTCCTGCGGTTCATCCAGCAGAACAACCCGAGCGTCTACAAGCAGACGGGTGTCGCCCGCTTCATGCTGGACGACCTGGGCCACACCGTCGGCGCCCCGCAGTACATAGGTGTCGCGTCCACCAGCAAGAACGCGGCGACCGCGCTGTCCTTCGCGCAGTTCCTGACCAACGCGGAGAACCAGTTGGAGTGGGCGAAGGACCCGAACGTGGTCATCTTCCCCTCCACCACGGCCTCCCTGGACGACCCGTTCTTCCAGTCGGTCGAGGGCGACGACCCGTTCGCCGAGGCCCGCAAGACGGTCGCGAGTGACCGCAAGACCGCGACGGCCGACGAGATCGCCCTGACACCCGGTGAGTTGAACGCCATCACGGCCCAGATCCAGCTGGCGATGCAGGGCAAGAAGAGCGCCCAGGACGCCCTCGACGAGGCCCAGAAGAAGGCCAACGAGCTGATCGAGCAGGGCAGCTGA
- a CDS encoding carbohydrate ABC transporter permease: MTTLSPPTKGSGVAVSSHDPRPGEPSGRRRLLRAVRPGPTTDAGGAALYRRWWLPWLWMAPAIIGVTAFGVYPFLNTLLLSFTDAKPLGGAASFVGLDNYTRMLGDSDFWLATRNSVLYAVIVVPLMVLLPLMLAVLVEKNLPGIGFFRSAFYTPVLASSVVVGLSWQWLLSDQGLVNTWLQKAHLIRSAIPFLSDSWLILLCAMGLTLWKGLGWYMIFYLAALGNVPKELHEAAAVDGAGPVRRFWHVTMPGVRTSMMLVGTLTGIGSLRVFTEIYMLGGSTGGPGGADRTLPFYIRDIALDPLTGNAGYGSAVSVALFVLTLGLTLLAQRLTKEDES, encoded by the coding sequence ATGACCACCCTCTCTCCCCCCACCAAGGGATCGGGGGTCGCGGTCTCCTCCCACGACCCCCGGCCCGGGGAACCGAGCGGCCGGCGCCGCCTGTTGCGGGCCGTCAGGCCCGGCCCCACCACCGATGCGGGCGGCGCCGCGCTGTACCGTCGCTGGTGGTTGCCATGGCTGTGGATGGCCCCGGCGATCATCGGCGTCACCGCCTTCGGCGTGTACCCGTTCCTCAACACGCTCCTGTTGTCCTTCACCGACGCCAAGCCGCTCGGCGGCGCCGCCTCGTTCGTGGGCCTGGACAACTACACGCGGATGCTGGGGGACTCCGACTTCTGGCTCGCCACCCGCAACAGTGTGCTGTACGCGGTGATCGTCGTCCCGTTGATGGTGCTGCTGCCGCTGATGCTGGCCGTGCTGGTGGAGAAGAACCTGCCGGGCATCGGCTTCTTCCGCTCCGCCTTCTACACCCCCGTCCTCGCCTCCAGCGTGGTCGTCGGTCTGAGCTGGCAGTGGCTGCTCAGCGACCAGGGGCTGGTCAACACCTGGCTGCAGAAGGCCCATTTGATCAGGTCGGCGATCCCGTTCCTGTCGGACTCCTGGCTGATCCTGCTGTGCGCGATGGGGCTCACCCTGTGGAAGGGCCTCGGCTGGTACATGATCTTCTACCTGGCCGCGCTGGGGAATGTGCCGAAGGAGCTGCACGAGGCAGCCGCGGTCGACGGTGCGGGTCCGGTCCGCCGCTTCTGGCACGTCACCATGCCCGGCGTCCGCACCTCGATGATGCTGGTCGGCACCCTGACCGGCATCGGCTCGCTGCGCGTGTTCACCGAGATCTACATGCTCGGCGGCTCCACCGGCGGCCCCGGCGGCGCCGACCGCACCCTCCCCTTCTACATCCGGGACATCGCCCTCGACCCGCTCACCGGCAACGCCGGCTACGGCTCGGCGGTCAGCGTCGCCCTCTTCGTACTCACCCTGGGCCTCACGCTGCTCGCACAGCGCCTGACGAAGGAGGACGAGTCATGA
- a CDS encoding carbohydrate ABC transporter permease: MTTAVKEQRTASAVTPVERRRRLMPRWRDYGRPRELVVRYLLLLFVLGITVGPLFWQLLSSLKGVGEDVFGANASLFPSDPTLRAYREVFAQVPVWTYIRNSMVVVALSVTSQLVFSTLAGYMLSKPSWKGRKLVWVLLMASMMFPFESIMVSLFLSIRDLGLIDHVAGVWLPGFVAAINVLIMRAAFLAVPREIEDAAMLDGAGEWKRFRYLYLPSAWGAILVVTINTFISAWDDFLWPLIVLRTEDHFTLTLGLARLQSSSFGYDQRMVMAGSVISVIPVLVLFVITQRWFYKGVSSGAVKL; this comes from the coding sequence ATGACCACCGCCGTGAAGGAGCAGCGGACGGCGTCGGCCGTGACCCCGGTGGAGCGGCGGCGGCGCCTGATGCCGCGCTGGCGGGACTACGGCCGGCCGCGCGAACTCGTCGTCCGCTACCTGTTGTTGCTGTTCGTCCTCGGCATCACCGTCGGCCCGCTGTTCTGGCAGTTGCTGTCGTCGCTGAAGGGCGTCGGCGAGGACGTGTTCGGCGCGAACGCCTCCCTCTTCCCGAGCGACCCGACCCTGCGCGCCTACCGCGAGGTGTTCGCCCAGGTCCCGGTCTGGACGTACATCCGCAACAGCATGGTCGTCGTCGCGCTGTCGGTCACGAGCCAGCTGGTCTTCTCCACACTCGCCGGCTACATGCTCTCCAAGCCGAGCTGGAAGGGCCGCAAGCTGGTCTGGGTGCTGCTGATGGCGTCCATGATGTTCCCCTTCGAGTCGATCATGGTCTCGCTGTTCCTCAGCATCCGCGACCTCGGCCTCATCGACCACGTGGCGGGTGTCTGGCTGCCCGGCTTCGTAGCCGCCATCAACGTCCTCATCATGCGGGCCGCGTTCCTCGCCGTACCGCGTGAGATCGAGGACGCGGCGATGCTGGACGGGGCGGGCGAGTGGAAGCGGTTCCGGTATCTGTATCTCCCCTCCGCGTGGGGAGCCATCCTCGTCGTCACCATCAACACCTTCATCAGCGCCTGGGACGACTTCCTCTGGCCTCTGATCGTGCTGCGCACCGAGGACCACTTCACGCTGACACTGGGCCTCGCCCGACTGCAGTCGTCGTCCTTCGGCTACGACCAGCGGATGGTGATGGCGGGTTCGGTGATCTCCGTGATCCCGGTGCTGGTGCTGTTCGTGATCACTCAGCGGTGGTTCTACAAGGGGGTGTCCTCCGGGGCCGTCAAGCTCTGA
- a CDS encoding glycoside hydrolase family 3 N-terminal domain-containing protein gives MTSQDQTVAPAAIPAQPPYLDPAAPLDTRVADLLSRMTLREKAGQLNQRMYGWDAYRRTPDGDFELTDALYAETERFAGLGALYGLMRADAWSGVDHGHGPGAEDSADLADLVQRHVLEHGRLRIPALFVEEVPHGHMALDGTVLPVNLAVGATWDPALYERAAAHAAAELRARGGHMALVSALDIARDPRWGRTEECFGEDPYLAARLTEALVRGMQGTGELFAADRAPVVLKHFAGQGATVGGRNSAESELGLRELHEIHLPAARAGVRAGAAAVMAAYNEVDGMPCSGNRALLTGLLRDRWGFQGLVMADGLAVDRLARITGDKVSAGALALDAGVDLSLWDEGFTHLAEAVERGLVSEAALDAAVARVLRLKFRLGLFEDPYTRRAPIPEHTGRALSTDLARACVTLLHNPVGVLPIGSSVRRIAVLGPHAATTAHQLGDYTAPQRPGTGVSVLDALRRLAPPGTDIRHAKGAALTGADRTGIPAAIAEAAAADLAVLVLGGSSARTPDTEFDANGAARTVVSEMTCGEGVDLAGLRLGEAQHALLDAVVATGTPTAVVLIQGRPHVVPDTAGALLTAWYPGPWGGAAIAEVLLGLAEPMGRLPVSVPRSAAQLPVYYNHKDTEYGAYVDESAEPLHSFGHGLSYTSFAYGTPRLAGSTVEVDVTNTGKRHARTVVQVYLRRLITPVWPRTLELCAFEGVGLAPGERRTVSLSFDVSPVAGAVEIRVAESARGALAVVPLVLDLRELPQSLTAPEDTPL, from the coding sequence ATGACCTCGCAGGACCAGACGGTCGCCCCGGCCGCCATACCCGCGCAGCCGCCCTATCTCGACCCGGCCGCCCCCCTCGACACCCGCGTCGCCGACCTCCTCTCCCGCATGACCCTTCGCGAGAAGGCCGGCCAGCTCAACCAGCGGATGTACGGCTGGGACGCCTACCGCCGCACCCCGGACGGGGACTTCGAGCTCACCGACGCCCTGTACGCCGAGACCGAGCGCTTCGCGGGCCTCGGCGCCCTCTACGGCCTGATGCGCGCCGACGCCTGGTCCGGCGTCGACCACGGCCACGGACCCGGCGCCGAGGACAGCGCCGACCTCGCCGACCTGGTCCAGCGCCACGTCCTGGAGCACGGCCGCCTCCGCATCCCGGCCCTGTTCGTCGAGGAGGTGCCGCACGGCCACATGGCCCTCGACGGCACGGTCCTCCCCGTCAACCTGGCCGTCGGCGCCACCTGGGACCCCGCCCTGTACGAGCGGGCCGCCGCCCACGCCGCCGCCGAACTCCGCGCCCGCGGCGGCCACATGGCCCTCGTCTCCGCGCTGGACATCGCCCGGGACCCGCGCTGGGGCCGTACCGAGGAGTGCTTCGGCGAGGACCCGTACCTCGCGGCCCGCCTGACGGAGGCGCTCGTCCGCGGCATGCAGGGCACCGGAGAACTCTTCGCCGCCGACCGCGCCCCCGTCGTCCTCAAGCACTTCGCCGGCCAGGGCGCCACGGTCGGCGGCCGCAACTCCGCCGAGTCCGAACTCGGCCTTCGCGAACTGCACGAGATCCACCTCCCGGCCGCCCGGGCCGGAGTCCGCGCGGGCGCCGCCGCCGTCATGGCCGCCTACAACGAGGTCGACGGCATGCCCTGCTCCGGCAACCGCGCCCTCCTCACCGGACTGCTCCGAGACCGCTGGGGCTTCCAGGGCCTGGTCATGGCCGACGGACTCGCCGTGGACCGGCTGGCCCGCATCACCGGCGACAAGGTCTCCGCGGGCGCCCTCGCCCTCGACGCCGGAGTCGACCTCAGCCTCTGGGACGAGGGCTTCACACACCTGGCGGAAGCAGTCGAGCGGGGCCTGGTGAGCGAGGCCGCCCTGGACGCCGCCGTCGCCCGCGTCCTGCGCCTGAAGTTCCGCCTCGGCCTGTTCGAGGACCCCTACACGCGCCGCGCGCCGATCCCCGAGCACACCGGGCGCGCACTGAGCACCGACCTCGCCCGCGCCTGTGTCACCCTCCTCCACAACCCGGTCGGCGTCCTCCCGATCGGGTCCTCGGTACGCCGAATCGCCGTGCTCGGCCCGCACGCGGCCACCACCGCCCACCAGCTCGGCGACTACACCGCCCCGCAGCGCCCCGGCACCGGCGTGAGCGTCCTCGACGCGCTGCGCCGCCTCGCCCCACCCGGTACGGACATCCGCCACGCCAAGGGCGCCGCCCTCACCGGCGCCGACCGCACCGGCATCCCGGCCGCGATCGCCGAGGCCGCCGCGGCCGACCTGGCCGTGCTCGTGCTGGGCGGCAGCAGTGCCCGTACGCCCGACACGGAGTTCGACGCCAACGGCGCCGCGCGGACCGTCGTGTCCGAGATGACCTGCGGCGAGGGCGTCGACCTCGCCGGGCTGCGGCTCGGGGAGGCCCAGCACGCGCTCCTGGACGCGGTCGTCGCCACGGGGACGCCGACGGCGGTCGTCCTGATCCAGGGCCGCCCGCACGTAGTACCCGACACGGCGGGCGCGCTGCTCACCGCCTGGTACCCGGGCCCGTGGGGCGGCGCCGCGATCGCCGAGGTACTGCTGGGACTCGCGGAGCCCATGGGCCGACTGCCCGTCTCGGTGCCGCGCTCGGCAGCCCAGCTTCCGGTCTACTACAACCACAAGGACACCGAGTACGGCGCCTACGTGGACGAGAGCGCCGAGCCGCTCCACTCCTTCGGGCACGGGCTGTCGTACACGAGTTTCGCGTACGGAACACCACGCCTCGCGGGGTCCACCGTCGAGGTCGACGTCACCAACACGGGGAAACGGCACGCGCGTACGGTCGTGCAGGTGTACCTTCGACGGCTGATCACTCCCGTATGGCCGCGCACCCTCGAACTGTGCGCGTTCGAGGGTGTCGGCCTCGCGCCGGGTGAGCGCCGTACGGTCTCCCTGTCCTTCGACGTGTCCCCCGTAGCCGGTGCCGTCGAGATCCGCGTCGCCGAGTCGGCGCGGGGGGCGCTCGCCGTCGTACCCCTGGTCCTGGACCTGAGAGAGCTGCCTCAGAGCTTGACGGCCCCGGAGGACACCCCCTTGTAG
- a CDS encoding BadF/BadG/BcrA/BcrD ATPase family protein, with translation MNNDLNQASGDSGAFVVGLDAGGTRTRAVLADLGDGRTRGEGSAGPGNSLTVPEPVLADHLAEAIARAVPEPLRGRVVAVAGGFAGAGHQGQAADEPGRVRARAALSAALARLGVTAAVVGVHSDIETAFAAAPGHPADGLLLVAGTGAVSARIVGRAPVATAGGDGWLLGDDGGGFWIGRAAVRAVLRAADGRSVPTALAPAVGRALGLPTEVLPPEDYGTTDTVRWTAPRRAAYREHLLPAVMDRPPVRLADHAPLVVRAAEEKDAVAVRILHEATRRLAETVTALDPRPGEPLVLTGGLLASHGPLLNPLAERLAHLALTITPVADGSPGAVTLARLAHDTGS, from the coding sequence ATGAATAATGATTTGAACCAGGCTTCCGGGGATTCCGGAGCTTTCGTGGTGGGCCTCGATGCCGGCGGCACCCGGACCCGCGCTGTCCTGGCCGACCTGGGCGACGGCCGCACCCGGGGCGAGGGCTCGGCCGGGCCGGGCAACTCGCTGACCGTGCCCGAGCCGGTGCTCGCCGACCACCTCGCCGAGGCCATCGCGCGAGCCGTGCCGGAACCGCTGCGCGGACGGGTGGTCGCGGTGGCGGGCGGCTTCGCCGGGGCCGGCCACCAGGGGCAGGCCGCCGACGAGCCCGGCCGGGTGCGAGCCCGGGCCGCCCTGTCCGCCGCGCTCGCCCGGCTGGGTGTCACCGCCGCCGTGGTCGGCGTGCACAGCGACATCGAGACCGCGTTCGCCGCCGCCCCCGGCCACCCCGCCGACGGCCTGCTCCTGGTGGCCGGCACCGGCGCGGTCTCGGCTCGGATCGTCGGACGGGCGCCCGTCGCCACCGCCGGTGGCGACGGCTGGCTCCTCGGCGACGACGGCGGCGGCTTCTGGATCGGCCGCGCGGCCGTCCGGGCGGTCCTCCGGGCGGCCGACGGCCGGAGCGTGCCCACCGCCCTCGCCCCCGCGGTCGGCCGGGCACTCGGCCTGCCGACGGAGGTCCTGCCCCCGGAGGACTACGGCACCACGGACACCGTCCGCTGGACCGCACCCCGGCGCGCCGCCTACCGCGAGCACCTGCTGCCCGCCGTCATGGACCGGCCGCCGGTCCGGCTCGCCGACCACGCCCCGCTGGTCGTCCGCGCCGCCGAGGAGAAGGACGCCGTGGCCGTGCGGATCCTGCACGAGGCCACCCGCCGCCTCGCCGAGACCGTGACGGCACTCGACCCCCGCCCGGGCGAACCCCTCGTCCTCACCGGCGGCCTCCTCGCCTCCCACGGCCCCCTGCTGAACCCCCTGGCCGAACGCCTCGCCCACCTGGCCCTCACCATCACCCCGGTCGCGGACGGCTCCCCGGGCGCGGTGACGCTGGCCCGCCTCGCCCACGACACCGGCAGCTGA
- the galE gene encoding UDP-glucose 4-epimerase GalE, whose translation MNTDRRHAHEEARPLSAPSTVLVTGGAGFIGSHACAELLDHGYELIVVDNYSNSTPQVLTRVERIAGRFVGAIYELDIRDRHALSAVFDRHSVDAVVHFAAHKAVGESTRMPVEYYDTNVGGTTSLLRAMHEHGVHQLVFSSSCSIYGDAGSGPLDEATPARPTNPYSASKWTCEQILADVCRRCPEYTVLCLRYFNPAGAHPSGLLGEDPHRRPENLMPYVAQVAIGRRERVRVFGADYPTPDGTAIRDYLHVVDTVEAHRVALDHLADGPGMHVYNLGVGMGSSVLDVVAAFSEACGRPIPYEITARRPGDVAELVADATAVTRAWGWRPRRDLADMCRDAWRFQQLNPHGYAGSARRPNPKR comes from the coding sequence GTGAACACGGACCGACGCCACGCGCACGAAGAAGCCAGGCCCCTGAGCGCACCGTCCACGGTCCTCGTCACCGGCGGAGCCGGCTTCATCGGCAGTCACGCCTGCGCCGAACTCCTCGACCACGGCTACGAGCTGATCGTGGTGGACAACTACTCCAACAGCACACCGCAGGTCCTCACCCGCGTGGAACGAATCGCCGGCCGTTTCGTCGGTGCCATCTATGAGCTGGACATCCGTGATCGACACGCCCTCTCGGCCGTCTTCGACCGCCACTCAGTGGACGCCGTCGTGCACTTTGCCGCGCACAAGGCAGTGGGCGAGTCGACACGGATGCCCGTCGAGTACTACGACACCAACGTCGGCGGCACGACATCTCTGCTCCGGGCCATGCACGAGCACGGCGTGCACCAGCTCGTGTTCTCCTCCTCCTGCTCGATCTACGGCGACGCCGGATCCGGACCGCTGGACGAGGCCACCCCGGCCCGGCCCACCAATCCGTACTCGGCGTCCAAGTGGACCTGCGAACAGATCCTCGCCGACGTCTGCCGCCGGTGCCCCGAGTACACCGTGCTGTGTCTGCGGTACTTCAACCCGGCCGGCGCCCACCCCAGCGGGCTGCTCGGCGAGGACCCCCACCGCAGGCCCGAGAACCTGATGCCGTACGTGGCCCAGGTGGCCATCGGCCGACGGGAGCGGGTCCGCGTGTTCGGCGCCGACTACCCCACGCCCGACGGGACCGCGATCCGCGACTACCTCCACGTCGTGGACACCGTCGAGGCCCACCGCGTCGCGCTCGACCATCTCGCCGACGGACCAGGCATGCATGTGTACAACCTGGGCGTCGGCATGGGCAGCTCGGTCCTCGACGTCGTCGCCGCGTTCTCCGAGGCGTGCGGCAGGCCCATTCCGTACGAGATCACGGCCCGCCGCCCCGGCGACGTGGCCGAACTCGTCGCCGACGCGACCGCCGTGACGCGCGCCTGGGGCTGGCGCCCCAGGCGGGACCTCGCCGACATGTGCCGCGACGCCTGGCGGTTCCAGCAGCTCAACCCCCACGGCTACGCGGGCTCTGCCCGGCGGCCGAACCCGAAGCGGTAG